The Mya arenaria isolate MELC-2E11 chromosome 16, ASM2691426v1 genome includes a window with the following:
- the LOC128222294 gene encoding CD109 antigen-like isoform X2, whose amino-acid sequence MYESMALLRGLSFVSLICLTYGYYYVSLPKYLSPGTPLNVVVHVTQSGGPVSFLAEIVASNHSDVASVRKNIVNDVPESLQVMVPSNLTKDDYKIVVSGSGGLSFHKVAKLSYEENILVFIQTDKTRYSGGQQVKYRTVFLLPTLANYNGSAVISFYDGNGNRIESRGPTAISDGVIGGALDLSREPVFGDWQIAVHVQQTTVSKQFKVFDYILPKFSVELTLPQNMKSTDQSITISVKARYTFNKDVFGTCTIQIYDADLKQSNMEFEQEIRGTTNFTIDLHNLKQHFYVLDNIKIRALVTDNATALTMAAEKDLKIVIQKQDRWKIKQILDREGFLPGLTYSTIVRLTNHDDAPNRSGVLRYEATFHRVVKMTCPTGSFHKETLNVTYTHLKGAASYVTSGFAVISFLVPLGPIEAMELLVSDQYTGAKMFIYLFSFSRHSFPLLRVWTNTPDVLVGDIIDLRVESTEALVGYVTMEVTLVPMHYFYKASFTHAER is encoded by the exons AATCGATGGCGCTTTTAAGAGGCCTATCATTTGTAAGCCTGATTTGCCTTACCTACGG ATATTACTATGTGTCACTTCCAAAATACTTATCCCCTGGTACGCCCTTGAACGTAGTAGTCCATGTGACCCAGTCTGGGGGCCCGGTATCTTTTCTGGCAGAAATTGTAGCATCCAACCATTCGGACGTAGCCAGTGTCAggaaaaacattgttaatg ATGTTCCTGAAAGCTTGCAGGTTATG GTTCCTAGCAACCTTACCAAAGATGACTACAAGATTGTTGTGTCTGGGTCTGGAGGACTTTCCTTCCATAAAGTGGCTAAACTGTCCTATGAAGAGAACATCCTGGTTTTCATCCAGACTGATAAGACACGTTACTCTGGCGGTCAACAAG TTAAATATAGGACAGTTTTCTTGTTGCCGACTCTTGCGAACTACAACGGTAGCGCTGTTATTTCATTCTAC GATGGCAATGGAAACAGAATAGAGTCAAGAGGGCCGACCGCAATATCAGACGGTGTGATTGGCGGAGCCCTTGATTTAAGCAGGGAACCTGTTTTCGGCGATTGGCAAATAGCGGTTCATGTTCAG CAAACAACCGTTTCGAAGCAGTTTAAGGTGTTCGACTACA TTTTGCCGAAGTTTAGTGTGGAACTGACTTTACCGCAAAACATGAAATCAACAGATCAGAGCATAACTATTTCAGTGAAAGCGAG ATATACGTTCAATAAAGACGTGTTCGGCACTTGCACCATTCAGATATATGACGCGGACTTGAAGCAATCGAATATGGAATTTGAACAGGAG ATAAGAGGAACAACAAATTTTACTATTGACTTGCATAACCTAAAACAACATTTCTATGTGCTTGATAACATCAAAATTCGAGCTTTGGTAACAGACAATGCAACTGCCCTTACAATGGCTGCggaaaaagatttaaaaatcgTTATACAGAAACAAGATAGAtggaaaatcaaacaaatactCGATAGGGAAGGATTTTTACCAGGTCTTACTTATTCAACGATC GTTCGCCTGACTAACCACGATGACGCTCCTAACAGATCAGGAGTATTAAGATACGAAGCAACATTTCATCGAGTTGTTAAAATGACTTGTCCTACTGGATCATTTCACAAAGAAACATTAAACGTGACTTATACACATCTGAAAGGCGCTGCTTCATACGTAACTTCTGGATTCGCTGTGATCTCATTCTTAGTACCATTAGGGCCTATTGAAGCAATGGAACTATTA GTAAGCGATCAATATACAGGAGCAAAAATGTTCATCTATTTGTTCTCGTTTTCAAGACATTCATTTCCGCTTCTTCGAGTTTGGACAAACACACCGGATGTTTTG GTTGGAGATATAATTGATCTGCGTGTTGAGTCAACAGAAGCCTTGGTTGGATATGTCACAATGGAGGTAACTCTTGTTCCAATGCACTACTTTTATAAAGCGAG TTTTACTCACGCGGAAAGATGA
- the LOC128222294 gene encoding CD109 antigen-like isoform X1: protein MYESMALLRGLSFVSLICLTYGYYYVSLPKYLSPGTPLNVVVHVTQSGGPVSFLAEIVASNHSDVASVRKNIVNDVPESLQVMVPSNLTKDDYKIVVSGSGGLSFHKVAKLSYEENILVFIQTDKTRYSGGQQVKYRTVFLLPTLANYNGSAVISFYDGNGNRIESRGPTAISDGVIGGALDLSREPVFGDWQIAVHVQQTTVSKQFKVFDYILPKFSVELTLPQNMKSTDQSITISVKARYTFNKDVFGTCTIQIYDADLKQSNMEFEQEIRGTTNFTIDLHNLKQHFYVLDNIKIRALVTDNATALTMAAEKDLKIVIQKQDRWKIKQILDREGFLPGLTYSTIVRLTNHDDAPNRSGVLRYEATFHRVVKMTCPTGSFHKETLNVTYTHLKGAASYVTSGFAVISFLVPLGPIEAMELLVSDQYTGAKMFIYLFSFSRHSFPLLRVWTNTPDVLVGDIIDLRVESTEALVGYVTMEFYSRGKMIRLIQAPASNSRIIGLNVPISADMFPRLFLMVSHITQSGHILSDNVVIQVKGKPFINKVYVCG, encoded by the exons AATCGATGGCGCTTTTAAGAGGCCTATCATTTGTAAGCCTGATTTGCCTTACCTACGG ATATTACTATGTGTCACTTCCAAAATACTTATCCCCTGGTACGCCCTTGAACGTAGTAGTCCATGTGACCCAGTCTGGGGGCCCGGTATCTTTTCTGGCAGAAATTGTAGCATCCAACCATTCGGACGTAGCCAGTGTCAggaaaaacattgttaatg ATGTTCCTGAAAGCTTGCAGGTTATG GTTCCTAGCAACCTTACCAAAGATGACTACAAGATTGTTGTGTCTGGGTCTGGAGGACTTTCCTTCCATAAAGTGGCTAAACTGTCCTATGAAGAGAACATCCTGGTTTTCATCCAGACTGATAAGACACGTTACTCTGGCGGTCAACAAG TTAAATATAGGACAGTTTTCTTGTTGCCGACTCTTGCGAACTACAACGGTAGCGCTGTTATTTCATTCTAC GATGGCAATGGAAACAGAATAGAGTCAAGAGGGCCGACCGCAATATCAGACGGTGTGATTGGCGGAGCCCTTGATTTAAGCAGGGAACCTGTTTTCGGCGATTGGCAAATAGCGGTTCATGTTCAG CAAACAACCGTTTCGAAGCAGTTTAAGGTGTTCGACTACA TTTTGCCGAAGTTTAGTGTGGAACTGACTTTACCGCAAAACATGAAATCAACAGATCAGAGCATAACTATTTCAGTGAAAGCGAG ATATACGTTCAATAAAGACGTGTTCGGCACTTGCACCATTCAGATATATGACGCGGACTTGAAGCAATCGAATATGGAATTTGAACAGGAG ATAAGAGGAACAACAAATTTTACTATTGACTTGCATAACCTAAAACAACATTTCTATGTGCTTGATAACATCAAAATTCGAGCTTTGGTAACAGACAATGCAACTGCCCTTACAATGGCTGCggaaaaagatttaaaaatcgTTATACAGAAACAAGATAGAtggaaaatcaaacaaatactCGATAGGGAAGGATTTTTACCAGGTCTTACTTATTCAACGATC GTTCGCCTGACTAACCACGATGACGCTCCTAACAGATCAGGAGTATTAAGATACGAAGCAACATTTCATCGAGTTGTTAAAATGACTTGTCCTACTGGATCATTTCACAAAGAAACATTAAACGTGACTTATACACATCTGAAAGGCGCTGCTTCATACGTAACTTCTGGATTCGCTGTGATCTCATTCTTAGTACCATTAGGGCCTATTGAAGCAATGGAACTATTA GTAAGCGATCAATATACAGGAGCAAAAATGTTCATCTATTTGTTCTCGTTTTCAAGACATTCATTTCCGCTTCTTCGAGTTTGGACAAACACACCGGATGTTTTG GTTGGAGATATAATTGATCTGCGTGTTGAGTCAACAGAAGCCTTGGTTGGATATGTCACAATGGAG TTTTACTCACGCGGAAAGATGATACGACTCATCCAAGCACCTGCCAGCAATTCAAGAATAATAGGTCTTAATGTTCCGATATCAGCAGACATGTTTCCCCGGTTGTTTCTCATGGTGTCACACATAACACAGTCTGGACACATTCTATCAGACAATGTAGTGATCCAAGTCAAAGGGAAGCCCTTTATTAATAAGGTATATGTATGCGGTTAA